In Candidatus Roseilinea sp., one DNA window encodes the following:
- the corA gene encoding magnesium transport protein CorA has product MIADASNVVWVDVYDPENENGAHPEAVCILRDVFEFHPLAIEDALIETHVPKVDDWGSYLYIVMHAVHFEHGKDYLETRELDVFVGPNYLVTYRTEEIDAVEQQWRVTQRDARHTRRGVDYLLYELCDAIATGYLPVMDKMDEAVDLLQDEVFGRTDARLVERIFRLKRAVLDLRRVLSPQREVLNKLSRGDFAVIDEKDRVYFRDVYDHFVRLVDLNESLRDVVGGVLDTYLSVAANRTNDIMKTLTIVSLMFLPLTFITGFFGMNFFGSSIELIFDAHKWLLFFIGMGIMFGMPLAMLLYIRRRGWW; this is encoded by the coding sequence ATGATCGCCGATGCCTCCAACGTGGTATGGGTGGACGTATACGATCCGGAGAACGAGAACGGCGCACATCCCGAAGCCGTGTGTATTTTGCGCGATGTGTTCGAGTTCCATCCGCTGGCGATCGAAGATGCGTTGATCGAAACCCACGTGCCCAAGGTGGACGATTGGGGATCCTATCTTTACATCGTCATGCATGCCGTTCACTTCGAGCACGGCAAGGATTATCTGGAGACGCGCGAACTCGATGTCTTTGTCGGTCCGAACTACCTGGTGACATACCGTACGGAGGAGATCGACGCCGTAGAACAACAGTGGCGCGTCACCCAGCGTGATGCGCGCCATACCCGCCGCGGCGTGGACTATTTGCTCTACGAGCTATGCGACGCCATCGCGACCGGCTATCTGCCGGTCATGGACAAAATGGACGAGGCCGTAGACCTCTTGCAGGACGAGGTGTTCGGGCGGACGGACGCCCGCCTGGTCGAGCGCATCTTCAGGCTCAAACGCGCCGTGCTGGATCTGCGGCGTGTGCTCAGCCCACAACGCGAAGTGCTCAACAAGCTCTCGCGCGGCGATTTCGCCGTTATAGACGAGAAAGATCGTGTGTACTTCCGCGACGTCTACGACCACTTCGTGCGCCTGGTGGATCTGAACGAATCGTTGCGCGACGTGGTAGGCGGTGTGCTGGACACCTATCTATCGGTGGCGGCCAATCGCACGAACGACATCATGAAGACGCTCACCATCGTGTCGCTGATGTTTCTGCCGCTGACGTTCATCACCGGCTTCTTCGGCATGAATTTCTTCGGCAGCAGCATCGAGTTGATCTTTGACGCACACAAGTGGTTGCTCTTCTTCATCGGAATGGGGATCATGTTTGGAATGCCGCTTGCGATGCTGTTGTATATTCGCCGGCGTGGCTGGTGGTAA
- the cmk gene encoding cytidylate kinase: MADSPNHPIRTIAIDGPAGAGKSTIGLGLARHLGFLYFDTGVMYRAVTLAALQHSIAPDDEAAVSQLAENVLIEVLPPHVNDGRQYTVRLNGEDVTWAIRRADVDAAVSIVSAFPRVRRAMVAQQRRVAQNGNVVMVGRDIGTVVMPDADLKIYLDATVEARAWRRYRELESRGTPSSYAAVLASMKQRDELDTSRAASPLRPAADAFIVDCTHMDADETLAHVIALVEAQNAARAGAQERSVVAARASTE; the protein is encoded by the coding sequence ATGGCAGATTCACCCAACCACCCGATTCGCACGATCGCGATTGATGGCCCGGCCGGCGCGGGCAAAAGCACCATCGGCCTCGGCCTGGCCAGACATCTGGGATTCCTATATTTCGACACCGGCGTGATGTATCGCGCAGTGACGTTGGCGGCTTTGCAGCACAGCATTGCGCCGGACGACGAAGCCGCTGTGTCGCAACTCGCTGAAAACGTGCTCATCGAGGTCTTGCCCCCACACGTGAACGATGGTCGCCAGTACACCGTCCGCCTGAATGGTGAGGACGTGACCTGGGCCATCCGGCGCGCCGATGTAGATGCCGCGGTGTCCATCGTGTCGGCCTTTCCGCGTGTGCGACGAGCGATGGTCGCTCAGCAGCGGCGGGTCGCCCAAAACGGCAACGTCGTGATGGTAGGCCGCGACATCGGCACGGTCGTCATGCCGGACGCCGACCTGAAGATTTACCTGGATGCAACGGTGGAGGCGCGCGCCTGGCGGCGCTATCGTGAGTTGGAAAGTCGTGGCACGCCGAGCAGCTATGCCGCAGTGCTGGCCAGCATGAAGCAACGTGACGAACTCGACACCTCGCGCGCAGCCTCACCGCTCCGTCCGGCAGCGGACGCCTTCATCGTAGATTGCACCCACATGGACGCCGACGAGACTCTTGCTCACGTCATCGCGCTGGTGGAAGCGCAGAACGCAGCCCGCGCCGGCGCACAGGAGCGATCCGTCGTCGCCGCTCGTGCATCCACCGAATGA
- a CDS encoding 1-acyl-sn-glycerol-3-phosphate acyltransferase: protein MTHSMTRTPGKQSTFTRRWKWNKRAPLRGFYNGWLRAWYVLGMKHRVVHPEHMPKTGGVIVMINHVNWADPFVVLAALGRPITPMAKVEAFEDWRVRWLVAPYGAIPVHRGAVDLQAVKSATEVLNEGGVVLISPEGTRSTTGALIHGQEGLAFLATRTGAWIVPAGIVGTPNILPALKRLRRAEVTITLGEPFKLDSGDGKLSRERLQALTDYAMRRLAAILPAHMRGVYADA from the coding sequence ATGACGCACTCCATGACGCGCACCCCTGGTAAACAGTCCACGTTCACCCGGCGCTGGAAGTGGAACAAGCGCGCGCCGTTGCGCGGCTTCTACAACGGTTGGCTGCGCGCGTGGTATGTGCTCGGCATGAAGCATCGCGTCGTCCATCCAGAGCACATGCCGAAGACCGGCGGCGTGATCGTGATGATCAACCACGTCAATTGGGCCGACCCGTTCGTGGTGCTGGCAGCGCTCGGTCGGCCGATTACGCCGATGGCCAAGGTGGAAGCGTTCGAGGATTGGCGCGTGCGCTGGCTCGTGGCACCTTATGGGGCGATCCCCGTGCATCGCGGCGCCGTTGACCTGCAAGCCGTCAAATCGGCGACCGAGGTGTTGAACGAGGGCGGCGTTGTGCTCATCTCGCCGGAGGGCACGCGCAGCACAACCGGCGCGCTGATCCACGGACAGGAGGGCCTGGCCTTCTTGGCAACGCGCACCGGCGCATGGATCGTGCCCGCCGGCATCGTCGGCACGCCGAACATCCTACCTGCGCTCAAGCGGCTGCGCCGAGCCGAAGTGACAATCACCTTGGGCGAGCCGTTCAAGTTGGATTCGGGCGACGGCAAACTGTCGCGCGAGCGGCTCCAAGCGTTGACCGACTACGCGATGCGCCGACTGGCTGCCATCCTGCCGGCGCACATGCGCGGCGTATATGCCGACGCATAG
- the glmS gene encoding glutamine--fructose-6-phosphate aminotransferase [isomerizing] has protein sequence MGILLLTFRSQALRALRRSACDYHRTMCGIIGYIGPRDATSVILNGLRRLEYRGYDSAGVAILGANGIHVTRAVGKLSNLELRMKNEARNSQFFIPHSSFSTGIGHTRWATHGGVTENNAHPHLNDAGTIAVIQNGIIENFIELKHELQAEGVRFRSETDTEVIPHLVDLYMKAGMPFVRAAFATIARLRGSNAVVMMSAQEPDKLIAARLGNAGGIVTGINPDETFVASDIPGILDYTRNVIFLEDGEVAIAQVGQVGVYRLDGAPVSKQRHVIAWDPVSAEKGEYRHFMQKEIFEQARAVTDTLRGRVNFETGEVALENLELRLKGEERQPLDSQFSILHSPTRIHTVACGTSKHAGLIGKFLIERIARVPVEVDYGSEYRYRDPIVEPNMAVLGITQSGETADTLAAMSAGKERGAYVWAIVNAIGSQAERMAEGVIHMRAGPEIGVCSTKTFLTSIVDQYLLACALAQQKQDARTQSPESRVKTQVPSSLIPHPSSPADPFALAKDLAHLPGLISQALKPDPIYEALANRFHDRRHFLFLGRGINYPIALEGALKLKEISYIHAEGYPAGEMKHGPIALIDETMPVVCVAVKDSVYEKMISQIEQVKARGGIVIAIATEGDEFIRRKADYVITVPAAPELLTPVLTAIPMQRLAYEMAVRLGCDVDQPRNLAKSVTVE, from the coding sequence GTGGGAATCCTGCTTCTCACCTTTCGCTCGCAAGCGCTGCGCGCACTCAGGCGCAGCGCTTGCGACTATCATCGCACCATGTGCGGCATCATCGGTTATATCGGCCCTCGAGACGCGACTTCGGTCATCCTCAACGGCCTCAGGCGCCTGGAATATCGCGGCTATGACTCCGCCGGCGTCGCCATCCTCGGCGCCAACGGCATCCACGTCACCCGCGCCGTCGGCAAGCTCTCGAATTTAGAATTAAGAATGAAGAATGAAGCAAGAAACTCCCAATTCTTCATTCCTCATTCTTCATTCTCAACCGGCATCGGCCACACGCGCTGGGCTACCCACGGCGGTGTGACGGAGAACAACGCGCACCCGCACCTGAACGACGCTGGCACGATCGCCGTCATCCAGAACGGCATCATCGAGAACTTCATCGAGCTGAAACATGAACTCCAAGCCGAGGGCGTGCGCTTCCGCAGCGAGACGGACACCGAGGTGATCCCTCATCTCGTGGACTTGTATATGAAGGCGGGCATGCCCTTCGTGCGCGCGGCCTTCGCCACCATCGCCCGGTTGCGCGGCTCGAACGCGGTAGTCATGATGTCGGCACAAGAGCCGGACAAATTGATTGCTGCGCGGCTGGGCAACGCCGGCGGCATCGTCACCGGCATCAACCCCGATGAGACCTTCGTGGCTTCGGACATCCCCGGCATCCTAGATTACACGCGCAACGTGATCTTCCTGGAGGACGGCGAAGTCGCCATCGCGCAGGTCGGACAGGTCGGTGTATACCGGCTGGACGGCGCGCCGGTGAGCAAACAGCGCCACGTGATCGCCTGGGATCCGGTCAGCGCCGAGAAGGGCGAGTATCGCCACTTCATGCAGAAGGAAATCTTCGAGCAGGCGCGCGCGGTTACCGACACACTGCGCGGCCGGGTCAACTTCGAGACCGGCGAAGTCGCGCTAGAAAATTTAGAGTTGAGATTGAAGGGTGAAGAAAGGCAACCCCTCGATTCTCAATTCTCCATTCTCCATTCCCCAACGCGCATCCACACCGTCGCTTGTGGCACATCCAAGCATGCCGGGCTGATCGGCAAGTTCCTCATCGAGCGCATCGCGCGCGTGCCTGTCGAGGTGGACTATGGAAGCGAGTATCGGTATCGCGATCCGATCGTCGAGCCGAACATGGCCGTGCTGGGCATCACGCAGTCCGGCGAGACCGCCGACACGCTGGCGGCGATGAGCGCCGGCAAGGAACGCGGCGCATACGTGTGGGCAATCGTCAACGCGATCGGCTCACAGGCCGAGCGGATGGCCGAGGGCGTGATCCACATGCGCGCCGGTCCGGAGATCGGCGTGTGCAGCACCAAGACTTTCCTCACCTCGATCGTAGATCAGTATTTGCTGGCGTGCGCACTGGCGCAACAGAAGCAAGACGCAAGAACCCAGAGCCCAGAGTCCAGAGTCAAGACGCAAGTGCCCTCATCCCTCATCCCTCATCCCTCATCACCGGCTGACCCATTCGCGCTCGCGAAGGATTTGGCCCATCTGCCCGGCCTGATCAGCCAGGCGCTCAAGCCCGATCCGATCTACGAGGCGCTGGCCAACCGCTTTCACGACCGCCGGCACTTCCTCTTCCTAGGCCGAGGAATCAACTACCCGATCGCGCTGGAAGGCGCGCTCAAGCTGAAGGAGATCAGCTACATCCACGCCGAGGGCTACCCGGCCGGCGAGATGAAACACGGGCCCATCGCGCTAATTGACGAGACCATGCCCGTCGTATGCGTCGCCGTGAAGGACAGCGTGTATGAAAAGATGATCTCGCAGATCGAGCAAGTGAAAGCGCGCGGCGGCATCGTCATCGCCATCGCCACCGAGGGCGACGAGTTCATCCGGCGCAAGGCAGACTACGTGATCACCGTGCCGGCTGCGCCCGAGCTGCTCACGCCCGTGCTCACGGCCATCCCGATGCAGCGGCTGGCCTACGAGATGGCCGTGCGCCTCGGCTGCGACGTGGACCAACCGCGCAATCTGGCCAAGAGCGTGACGGTAGAGTGA
- a CDS encoding aminotransferase: MSDHVKLFIPGPVEVRREILDAQAQWMIGHRGKPFEALFARIQAKLRRVFYTTRRVYVSTSSGTGLWEAAARNCVSDDPDAGVLATVCGAFSERWADVFERNGKATTWLCVEEGKAIKPEMVREALLTRAADPRKKPFEAIAIVHNETSCGVMNPLAEIVAVVKALSPDTLILVDAVSSLGGVKIDFDSLGLDVLLTSSQKCFGLPPGLAFAAVSDRALAKAKTIKHRGYYFDFVELERFLEKNHTPATPAISLMFALDRQLDDMLTEGLEQRFARHARLAQLTRDWACDRFGLFAERGYESDTVTCVANTRGVDVSALNKFLAERGMHISDGYGNLKGKTFRIAHMADATEADMRALFAAIDAFLDT, from the coding sequence ATGAGCGATCACGTCAAGCTGTTCATCCCCGGCCCGGTCGAGGTTCGTCGGGAGATTCTGGACGCGCAGGCGCAATGGATGATCGGCCATCGCGGCAAGCCGTTCGAGGCACTGTTCGCGCGCATTCAGGCCAAGCTGCGCCGAGTTTTCTACACCACCCGCCGCGTATACGTCAGCACCTCGTCGGGCACCGGCCTGTGGGAGGCCGCCGCGCGCAATTGCGTGAGCGACGACCCGGACGCCGGCGTGCTGGCGACGGTGTGCGGTGCATTCAGCGAGCGCTGGGCCGATGTGTTCGAGCGCAACGGCAAAGCGACCACCTGGCTGTGCGTCGAGGAAGGCAAGGCCATCAAGCCGGAGATGGTGCGCGAGGCGCTGCTGACCCGTGCTGCCGATCCGCGCAAGAAGCCCTTCGAGGCGATTGCCATCGTGCACAACGAGACCAGTTGCGGCGTGATGAACCCGCTGGCCGAGATCGTTGCAGTCGTGAAGGCACTCTCGCCCGACACGCTAATCCTGGTGGACGCGGTGAGTTCGCTGGGCGGGGTGAAGATTGACTTCGACAGCCTCGGTCTGGACGTGCTGCTGACCTCATCGCAGAAGTGCTTCGGGCTGCCGCCCGGCCTGGCATTCGCTGCGGTGAGCGACCGCGCGCTGGCTAAAGCAAAGACCATCAAGCATCGCGGCTACTACTTCGACTTCGTCGAGCTGGAAAGGTTCCTGGAGAAGAATCACACGCCGGCCACGCCGGCCATCTCGCTGATGTTCGCGCTGGACCGGCAACTGGACGACATGCTGACCGAGGGGCTGGAGCAGCGCTTTGCGCGACACGCCCGGCTGGCGCAGCTCACGCGCGACTGGGCTTGTGACAGGTTCGGCTTGTTTGCCGAGCGCGGCTATGAATCCGACACGGTCACATGCGTGGCGAACACGCGTGGGGTAGATGTGAGCGCGCTCAACAAATTCCTTGCCGAGCGCGGGATGCACATCTCGGATGGCTATGGCAACTTGAAAGGCAAGACCTTTCGCATCGCGCACATGGCCGACGCGACCGAGGCGGATATGCGAGCGCTCTTCGCCGCGATTGACGCATTTTTGGACACGTGA
- the ychF gene encoding ribosome-binding ATPase YchF, producing MGLSTGIVGLPNVGKSTIFNALTAAGALAANYPFATIEPNTGIVPVPDPRLNEIAQYIKTERIVPATIEVVDIAGLVKGASQGEGLGNQFLGHIRAVDAILHIVRCFENPDVVHVDGSVDPVRDVEIIELELVLADLESAERQLEKSKRAAAQRDPEAIQRVAVLEPMVALLKAGKPSRLALAGMDAAAQRLAKSLGFITSKPVLYVANVDERDPTGASNLYVARLREWVAAHGGEMVVISGAIEAEIAALESEEERREFLAGLGLEESGLARLARATYKLLGLQSFFTAGPKEIRAWTIPIGTKAPQAAGVIHSDFERGFIRAEVYTLDDLRTYKTEAAIRAAGKLRSEGKDYVVRDGDIMHFLFSV from the coding sequence ATGGGACTTTCAACCGGCATCGTGGGGTTGCCGAACGTCGGCAAGTCCACGATTTTTAATGCACTGACCGCGGCCGGCGCGCTGGCTGCGAACTATCCCTTCGCCACGATCGAGCCGAACACCGGCATCGTCCCCGTGCCCGACCCGCGGCTGAACGAGATCGCGCAGTACATCAAGACAGAGCGCATTGTGCCGGCCACGATCGAGGTCGTGGACATCGCCGGGTTGGTGAAGGGCGCTTCGCAGGGCGAAGGGCTGGGCAACCAGTTCCTCGGTCACATCCGCGCGGTGGACGCCATCCTGCACATCGTGCGCTGCTTCGAGAACCCCGACGTGGTGCACGTGGACGGATCGGTGGACCCGGTGCGCGACGTGGAGATCATCGAGTTAGAGCTGGTGCTGGCCGACTTGGAGAGCGCGGAGCGGCAACTGGAGAAAAGCAAGCGCGCGGCAGCCCAGCGCGACCCAGAGGCGATCCAGCGCGTTGCCGTGCTTGAGCCGATGGTCGCGCTGCTGAAGGCGGGCAAACCTTCGCGCCTGGCGCTGGCCGGCATGGACGCTGCGGCTCAGCGGTTGGCCAAGTCACTCGGCTTCATCACCAGCAAGCCGGTACTCTACGTGGCGAATGTGGACGAGCGCGATCCCACCGGCGCATCGAACCTGTACGTCGCTCGACTGCGGGAATGGGTCGCGGCGCATGGCGGGGAAATGGTCGTCATTTCCGGCGCGATCGAAGCGGAGATTGCTGCGCTGGAAAGCGAGGAAGAGCGGCGCGAGTTCCTGGCCGGCTTGGGGCTGGAAGAATCCGGGTTAGCCCGGCTGGCGCGCGCGACCTACAAACTGCTCGGCCTGCAGTCGTTCTTCACCGCCGGGCCGAAGGAGATTCGCGCCTGGACGATCCCCATCGGCACGAAAGCGCCCCAGGCCGCCGGCGTGATCCACTCCGACTTCGAGCGCGGCTTCATCCGCGCCGAGGTATATACGCTAGACGACCTGCGGACCTACAAGACCGAAGCCGCGATTCGCGCTGCCGGGAAGTTACGCTCAGAGGGCAAAGACTACGTCGTGCGTGACGGCGACATCATGCACTTCTTGTTCAGCGTATGA
- a CDS encoding carbon monoxide dehydrogenase yields the protein MKREVTITVNGVTHTRTVEPRLLLVHFLRDELGLTGTNVGCDSSQCGACTVHLDGQAVKSCTVLAVQADGCRVTTIEGLANGTLHPLQQAFWEKHGLQCGFCTPGMIMASADLLSRIPNPTEEDIRHGLDGNLCRCTGYQNIVAAVQAAAEKLRIEN from the coding sequence ATGAAGCGAGAAGTCACTATCACCGTCAACGGCGTGACGCATACACGCACGGTCGAGCCGCGCCTGCTGCTCGTGCATTTTCTGCGCGACGAGCTCGGCCTTACCGGCACGAACGTCGGGTGCGACAGTAGCCAATGCGGTGCTTGCACCGTGCACCTGGACGGCCAGGCCGTCAAGAGTTGCACCGTGCTGGCCGTGCAGGCCGATGGCTGCCGCGTCACCACGATCGAAGGGCTGGCTAACGGCACGCTGCACCCGCTGCAACAGGCGTTCTGGGAGAAGCACGGCCTGCAATGCGGCTTCTGCACGCCCGGCATGATCATGGCCAGCGCAGACCTGCTCAGTCGCATCCCCAACCCGACCGAGGAGGACATCCGCCACGGCTTGGACGGCAACTTGTGCCGCTGCACCGGCTACCAGAACATCGTCGCGGCCGTGCAGGCGGCGGCAGAGAAGTTGAGAATTGAGAATTGA
- a CDS encoding aldehyde dehydrogenase has translation MAKVIGQAIKRKEDPRLITGEAKFLDDIQLPNMAHVAILRSPYAHARIKHIDTSKAAALPGVIGVFTGKDFMDLNPMPCAWQAGGVKNNVNTPRVLEPEKVTFTGAGVACVVAESRYIAEDALALIEVDWEPLPVVVDAKKATEPGAPQIHENAPNNIVMEWECGDAAAVEKAFAEAEVVIKQPLINQRLIPTPMETRGCAAMYLPYTDEYTVWITSQAPHVHRLLMTAFVFGIPETKMRVISPQVGGGFGAKIFLYPEYPLVAALAKKIGRPVKWQETRSENYRATTHGRDHITELEVAAKKDGTVTALRVHTYANLGGTLSTIAPGIPTTLYGRLLSGAYHIPHIYCKVWGVYTNTGMVDAYRGAGRPEATYVVERAMDLVARETGLDPAEVRRRNFIRPEEFPYAPADNILAGLKYDSGNYEPALNRALELAGYDEFRKQQAEARKQGRLLGVGLSSYIEICGVAPSAWIGLPGQGWGAGLWESANVRVHLTGKVVVTTGSQNHGQGHETTVAQVVAEELGVSVDDVIVQHSDTLGTPFGYGTYGSRSAAVGTVAVYNSLQRIKEKARKLAAHLLEAAEEDIVYEDGKLFVKGSPDKAKTIQEIAAAAAIGYSLPKGMEPFLDDTAYYDPPNCTFPFGTHVCMVEVDPETGAVQILKYVAVDDVGNVINPMIVDGQIHGGIVQGVGQALTEGAIYDENGQLLTGTMTEYAIPKASLMPKIIQDRTVTPTPVNPLGIKGAGEAGTIASTPAVVNAVVDALSHLGVKHIDMPLTPQRVWAAMQRN, from the coding sequence ATGGCAAAGGTAATTGGACAGGCGATCAAAAGAAAGGAAGACCCGCGATTGATCACCGGCGAGGCCAAGTTTCTGGATGACATTCAGTTGCCCAACATGGCCCACGTCGCGATCCTGCGCAGCCCCTATGCCCATGCGCGCATCAAGCACATAGACACGTCGAAGGCCGCGGCGCTGCCCGGCGTGATCGGCGTGTTCACCGGCAAGGACTTCATGGACCTCAACCCGATGCCGTGCGCATGGCAGGCCGGCGGCGTGAAGAACAATGTCAACACGCCGCGCGTGCTCGAGCCGGAGAAAGTTACCTTCACCGGCGCGGGCGTGGCCTGCGTGGTGGCCGAGAGCCGCTACATCGCCGAGGACGCGCTGGCGCTGATCGAGGTGGACTGGGAGCCGCTGCCGGTCGTCGTGGACGCCAAGAAAGCCACCGAGCCCGGCGCGCCGCAGATCCACGAGAACGCCCCCAACAACATCGTGATGGAGTGGGAGTGCGGCGATGCCGCCGCGGTCGAGAAAGCCTTCGCCGAGGCCGAGGTCGTGATCAAGCAGCCGCTCATCAACCAGCGCCTGATCCCCACGCCGATGGAGACGCGCGGCTGCGCCGCGATGTATCTGCCCTACACCGACGAATACACGGTGTGGATCACGTCGCAAGCGCCGCACGTGCACCGGCTGCTGATGACCGCCTTCGTGTTCGGCATCCCCGAGACCAAAATGCGCGTGATCTCGCCGCAGGTAGGCGGGGGCTTCGGCGCGAAGATCTTCCTATATCCGGAATATCCGCTGGTGGCGGCGCTGGCCAAGAAGATCGGCCGGCCGGTCAAGTGGCAGGAGACCCGCAGCGAGAACTACCGCGCCACCACCCACGGCCGCGATCACATCACCGAACTCGAAGTTGCTGCCAAGAAGGACGGCACGGTGACCGCGCTGCGCGTGCATACCTACGCCAACCTGGGCGGCACACTCAGCACCATCGCGCCCGGCATTCCCACCACGCTCTACGGCCGGCTGCTCAGCGGCGCGTATCACATCCCACACATCTACTGCAAGGTGTGGGGCGTCTACACCAACACCGGCATGGTGGACGCCTATCGCGGGGCAGGCCGGCCCGAAGCGACCTATGTGGTCGAGCGGGCGATGGACCTCGTCGCGCGCGAGACCGGCCTCGACCCGGCCGAGGTGCGCCGGCGCAACTTCATCCGGCCGGAAGAATTCCCCTACGCACCTGCTGACAACATCCTGGCCGGCCTGAAGTACGACAGCGGCAACTATGAACCCGCGCTCAACCGCGCGCTCGAACTGGCCGGCTACGACGAGTTCCGCAAGCAACAGGCCGAGGCGCGCAAGCAGGGTAGGCTGCTCGGCGTCGGCCTGTCGTCGTATATCGAGATTTGCGGCGTCGCACCGTCGGCGTGGATCGGCCTGCCCGGCCAAGGCTGGGGCGCCGGCCTGTGGGAGAGCGCCAACGTGCGCGTGCACCTCACCGGCAAGGTCGTCGTCACTACCGGCTCGCAGAACCACGGCCAGGGCCACGAGACTACCGTCGCCCAAGTGGTCGCCGAAGAGCTGGGGGTGAGCGTGGACGACGTGATCGTGCAGCACAGCGACACGCTCGGCACGCCGTTCGGCTATGGCACCTACGGCAGCCGCAGCGCCGCCGTCGGCACGGTCGCGGTCTACAACTCGCTCCAGCGCATCAAGGAGAAGGCGCGCAAGCTGGCCGCGCATCTGCTGGAGGCCGCCGAAGAGGACATCGTGTACGAGGACGGCAAGCTGTTCGTCAAAGGCTCGCCCGACAAGGCCAAGACCATCCAAGAGATCGCCGCTGCTGCCGCCATCGGCTATAGCCTGCCGAAGGGCATGGAGCCGTTCCTCGACGACACGGCCTACTACGACCCGCCGAATTGCACCTTCCCCTTCGGCACGCACGTGTGCATGGTGGAGGTTGATCCCGAGACCGGCGCCGTGCAGATCCTCAAATATGTCGCCGTGGACGACGTGGGCAACGTGATCAACCCGATGATCGTGGACGGCCAGATTCACGGTGGCATCGTCCAGGGCGTCGGCCAGGCGCTCACCGAGGGCGCGATCTATGACGAGAACGGCCAGTTGCTGACCGGCACGATGACCGAGTATGCCATCCCCAAGGCCAGCCTGATGCCGAAGATCATCCAGGATCGCACGGTGACGCCGACGCCGGTGAACCCGCTCGGCATCAAGGGCGCAGGCGAGGCCGGCACGATCGCCTCGACGCCTGCCGTCGTCAACGCCGTCGTGGACGCCTTGTCGCACCTGGGAGTGAAGCACATTGACATGCCGCTCACGCCGCAACGGGTGTGGGCCGCCATGCAACGCAATTGA
- a CDS encoding carbon monoxide dehydrogenase, with translation MFAANFDYYRPASVQEAVQLLSTKENAKILAGGHSLLPAMKYRLAQPSALIDIGRIPELSGIRVEGDKLRIGAMTTHAAIAASADVKAHCPLLAEAASRIGDQMVRNRGTIGGAIVHADPAADYPPNLLALGGSVTAVGPKGSRTIDLAGFWTDLFTTALAPDEIVTEVTVNGCGKGTGSAYASLQHPASGYIVVGASAVVTVANGVCSKVSLVIGGATPNPVRASATEAALTGKAPTADNIAAAAALAANGISNPIGDSFASGDYRIHLAKVLAKRALMSAVERAK, from the coding sequence ATGTTTGCAGCGAACTTCGACTACTACCGGCCGGCCTCGGTGCAGGAGGCCGTCCAACTGCTGAGCACGAAGGAGAACGCCAAGATCCTGGCCGGCGGGCACTCGCTCCTCCCGGCCATGAAGTATCGCCTGGCGCAGCCGAGCGCGCTGATTGACATTGGCCGCATCCCCGAGCTGAGCGGCATTCGCGTCGAGGGCGACAAGCTACGCATCGGCGCGATGACCACCCACGCCGCCATTGCCGCTTCCGCCGACGTGAAGGCGCACTGCCCGCTGCTGGCCGAGGCCGCCAGCAGGATCGGCGATCAGATGGTGCGCAACCGCGGCACTATCGGCGGCGCCATCGTCCATGCCGACCCGGCCGCCGACTACCCACCCAACCTGCTCGCCCTGGGCGGCAGCGTGACGGCCGTCGGGCCGAAAGGCTCGCGCACGATTGACCTGGCCGGCTTCTGGACCGATCTTTTCACCACCGCCCTGGCCCCCGACGAGATCGTGACCGAGGTGACGGTGAACGGTTGCGGCAAAGGCACCGGCAGCGCATACGCCAGCCTGCAGCACCCGGCTTCCGGCTACATCGTGGTCGGTGCGTCGGCGGTCGTCACGGTCGCCAACGGCGTGTGCAGCAAAGTCAGCCTGGTGATCGGCGGGGCAACGCCGAACCCGGTGCGCGCCTCCGCCACCGAAGCCGCGCTGACCGGCAAAGCGCCCACGGCCGACAACATCGCCGCCGCGGCTGCGCTGGCCGCCAACGGCATCAGCAACCCGATCGGCGACAGCTTCGCCAGCGGCGACTATCGCATTCACCTGGCCAAGGTGCTGGCCAAGCGCGCGCTGATGAGTGCAGTCGAGCGGGCCAAGTAG
- a CDS encoding hypothetical protein (possible pseudo, internal stop codon), protein MIPPEFDYVAPTTLQEAIAALEQNPNAKILAGGHSLIPLLKFRLASVTTLVDINRIDGLSYIREEGG, encoded by the coding sequence ATGATTCCACCCGAATTCGACTATGTAGCGCCGACGACGCTGCAAGAGGCGATCGCCGCGCTAGAGCAAAACCCCAACGCCAAAATCTTAGCCGGCGGCCACAGCTTGATTCCACTGTTGAAGTTCCGGTTGGCCAGCGTGACCACGCTGGTGGACATCAACCGGATTGACGGCTTGTCGTATATCCGCGAGGAGGGAGGCTAG